In the genome of Gemmatimonas sp., one region contains:
- a CDS encoding TonB-dependent receptor, which translates to MVAFRSRLAPWQQCTVAAVVAFCPAAATAQSQPPASRVDSLRVDSLRADSLRADSLRTAARVRGAGAAQQLGTVRVTATQGSGIGLVRPTTALEGRELDRRRAPSIAATIAGEPGVTSRSNGPMATQPVIRGLTGDRVLVLEDGQRTGDIATTAPDHAVTIDPMTARRVEVVRGPAGLLFGSNSLGGVVNVVRDDVPTARAARALGGTFSGQGESVNDGGVLHGQLHGGTGALAWRAGGSWRTAGDTRAPRGVLPFSDVRGHDAGAGVGLVDMVTGSGTWRVGAAVRDVASSYGVPGSFAGVVLPGAHDGGVYVDLSRRSVRGDASWRANDAGSPAPARWWPRFTQANLSSQFVRFEQSELERGGFVGTRFGQLMANGDLLVQYTRRVGVPVRGSAGGWAQWRDFRATGSFTGTRPGVLRGAALFAMEEWELDALFGGRAVRVQWGGRWDATSIVPLDSTETALVRDVRTRRFSAPTGSLGATVALRPGFVLGMSATRAFRPPAIEELFSAGPHLATYAYEVGNPQLRAERGYGLDLFARFQQRHVNGEVAVFSTRLADYIYQRPLVDSITGAPVRDRRLRRYNVYQADQSDARLYGAEGRVVVTMPRVTGTVLDATVSWVQGDQRAGMSWAPLPAMPPLRSRVQLRRDGRAWSVSAGLDAALRQRRVPLAPATIGAVTCLLSASEAVRGAGAPSLLPAEFCPTDGWVQGQASVSRRWLMGRQLHEITTAVDNLFNTDWRDHLWRAKQVAPQPGRNLRLLYRWSW; encoded by the coding sequence ATGGTGGCGTTCCGGTCACGGCTCGCGCCGTGGCAGCAGTGCACCGTGGCGGCCGTCGTGGCATTCTGCCCGGCGGCCGCCACGGCGCAGTCACAGCCACCCGCGTCGCGGGTCGATTCACTGCGGGTCGATTCACTGCGGGCCGATTCACTGCGCGCCGACTCGCTGCGCACGGCAGCGCGCGTGCGCGGGGCGGGTGCGGCGCAGCAGCTGGGGACCGTACGCGTCACGGCCACCCAGGGCAGCGGTATTGGTCTGGTGCGGCCCACCACCGCCCTCGAGGGGCGCGAACTGGACCGGCGGCGGGCGCCTTCCATTGCCGCCACGATTGCCGGTGAGCCGGGGGTCACCTCGCGCAGCAACGGCCCCATGGCCACCCAACCGGTCATTCGCGGGCTCACGGGCGACCGCGTGCTGGTGCTCGAAGACGGGCAGCGCACGGGGGACATTGCGACCACGGCCCCCGATCACGCCGTCACCATTGATCCCATGACGGCCCGTCGCGTGGAGGTGGTACGCGGACCCGCAGGGCTGCTCTTCGGCAGCAACAGCCTTGGCGGCGTCGTGAACGTCGTGCGCGACGATGTCCCCACGGCGCGCGCCGCCCGCGCGTTGGGCGGGACGTTCAGTGGCCAGGGCGAGTCGGTGAATGATGGTGGCGTCCTGCACGGGCAGTTGCACGGGGGCACCGGCGCCCTCGCCTGGCGCGCCGGTGGCTCGTGGCGCACCGCCGGCGATACGCGCGCGCCGCGTGGCGTGCTTCCCTTTTCCGATGTGCGCGGCCACGACGCTGGTGCCGGCGTCGGTCTGGTCGATATGGTCACCGGATCCGGCACCTGGCGCGTGGGCGCGGCCGTGCGCGATGTGGCCAGCAGCTACGGCGTGCCGGGCAGCTTCGCCGGTGTAGTGCTGCCGGGGGCGCACGATGGTGGCGTGTACGTGGACCTGAGCCGGCGCAGCGTGCGTGGCGACGCCTCGTGGCGGGCCAACGACGCCGGGTCGCCAGCACCGGCGCGCTGGTGGCCGCGCTTCACGCAGGCCAACCTGTCGTCGCAGTTCGTGCGTTTCGAGCAGTCCGAGCTCGAGCGCGGCGGCTTCGTGGGTACCCGCTTCGGGCAGCTGATGGCCAACGGGGACTTGCTGGTGCAGTACACGCGACGCGTCGGCGTACCGGTGCGGGGCAGCGCGGGCGGCTGGGCGCAATGGCGCGACTTCCGGGCCACGGGCAGCTTCACCGGCACGCGCCCCGGCGTGCTGCGCGGTGCCGCGCTCTTCGCCATGGAAGAATGGGAGCTCGATGCGCTCTTTGGCGGGCGGGCCGTGCGTGTGCAGTGGGGGGGACGCTGGGATGCCACCAGCATCGTGCCGCTCGACAGCACGGAAACCGCGCTCGTGCGCGACGTGCGCACCCGTCGCTTCTCTGCACCCACCGGAAGCCTCGGGGCCACCGTGGCGCTGCGCCCGGGCTTTGTGCTGGGCATGAGCGCAACGCGAGCCTTTCGCCCGCCCGCCATCGAAGAGCTCTTCTCGGCGGGGCCGCACCTCGCGACCTACGCCTACGAAGTGGGCAATCCGCAGTTGCGCGCCGAACGGGGATACGGACTGGATCTCTTTGCCCGTTTCCAGCAGCGGCACGTGAACGGTGAAGTCGCGGTCTTCAGCACCCGACTGGCCGACTACATCTACCAGCGGCCGCTGGTGGACAGCATCACCGGCGCTCCCGTGCGCGATCGCCGGCTGCGCCGCTACAACGTGTACCAGGCCGACCAGAGCGATGCGCGGCTATATGGGGCCGAAGGGCGCGTGGTGGTCACGATGCCCCGCGTGACGGGCACGGTGCTCGATGCGACGGTGTCATGGGTGCAGGGCGATCAACGCGCCGGAATGTCGTGGGCCCCCTTGCCGGCCATGCCGCCGTTGCGTTCGCGGGTGCAGCTGCGCCGCGACGGACGCGCGTGGAGTGTGTCGGCGGGGCTCGATGCGGCGCTGCGCCAGCGCCGGGTGCCCCTGGCCCCGGCCACGATTGGAGCCGTGACCTGCCTGCTCTCTGCCTCGGAGGCGGTGCGTGGTGCTGGCGCGCCCTCGCTGCTGCCAGCCGAGTTCTGTCCCACCGATGGGTGGGTGCAGGGGCAGGCCAGTGTGTCGCGCCGCTGGCTGATGGGACGGCAACTGCACGAGATCACCACCGCGGTGGACAATCTCTTCAATACCGACTGGCGCGACCATCTCTGGCGCGCCAAGCAGGTGGCCCCGCAGCCGGGACGCAATCTCCGGTTGCTGTATCGCTGGAGCTGGTGA